The window gaacagagaaatctgaatattttagAGCTGTTTTCAGCAAGCAAGCTGTATGTTTAAGAAGCAAACACTGCATCACATCTATTTGTTCAGACAGGTTCTACATTTTTGGCCTGAAAGGCAAGTTAAGCATTCTGCAGAAACTCATACAGCCATCAGAAAAGCACAGGGACAGCACATGTGCATCTATCAGCTAAATTTAGGTTTTGTTCCCAGCTGAAACCTGGAAAtagcatgactttttttttaagcggtttatttttcctcagtgttCATAAATGTCTTGACTCTGCGATGGAAATCCTTCAGTGACTAAGGCTGTCcttcaacatttttctccttttcatcttGTTGAAGCTGTTATTTTGCTGGGCAACCATaaaatttattgcaaaataaactAGGAAAATGAGAATAGATGAGAAATTCTTCACTTGACCAAAtctcccccttctctcccaCCACACACCATCCTAACTAAAACTGTGTTGCTCTTACATTGTACTTTTGGCCTCACGATGCTTGAAGTACCCACATTTGCTCTCACGTTTGACTGTCAGGTGAATGGCACATGAAACTGGACAATGCTCTTGGAAAAAGTCAGCAAGATTTGTAACAGCTTTTGCAATTGGCGGCTTCTACCTGCTGCGTGTTTGGTAAGGCTGGCAAGCGCTGCGTGGGTAGGGTAGAGCTGAGTAGTacatatttgcaaaatataatCATAGTTCTAGGGCAAATTGTGCTTTACAAAAGCCTCAAATGTGGCATGGAGTGAAAAGGAAGGCTGATGTGTTCACACCACGGGCTGTGTGAAGTCTTAGTAAAATAATGCCTTTGTGCTGCACGAGATGTAGAAGTTCATGTGGACTATACAGTAAAGCTACCCTGATCCGCCTGTAATCAGCAAACAAATGAACATTTcgcttttattttttctaggtTGGGGGACATGGGGCAGATAAGGGGCTGTTACACAATGTCttcatttaaatgctttgtagtttgctgctgctgctgttcactCAGCTCTCCTCTGGCTCAAGGCCCTACTTGTTTAGCCAGGTCTCAGCTCCTCTTAAGACTTAGGCAGCCTTGCTTTTCAAGTACTCCCTTCTCTGTGGGACCATGGAGGCAATCCACTGACCAGTACACTGCCTGGCCTCTTCCCACGTGTAGCGGGGCACATAGCCAAAATCCTTCTGTGCTTTTCTATAAGAGAAGGTGAATGGGGTGTTCAGTAGAGTGACCAAGTGACGGTTGGTGGAGGGGATGTATCTGACAAAGGGCCGGAGCAAGAAGCTCACgagctccagcagcagcgaGAAGTAATACAACATTGTCAGAGGCATGGGGAGCTGGGACTCGATCCCAAACCCCAGCTCCCTGGTCAGCTCGTAATTTAGATCTGCATAGCTCATATGAGGAGTGTCATCTGAGATGTAGTAGAACTGCCCCCTGATGTGCTTGGCTTTCTGTGGGACTTGCAGGGCTTTGGCTGCCTGCACGTGTGCCCAGGCAATGTTCCCCACATACACAGGGTTCACCAGAGCCTCCCTCCTGGAGAAGCGCAGGAAGACATTTTTGTTCAACAGACACTTATCCAGATGACCTTGAAGAAATGGGCATCCTTCTCCAAAAATGTACATGGATCTCAGGGCACAAGTCATCAGCACGCCACCATCCTTTAGCACCTGGCCATCTGCTTTCAGCACAGAATCCTCTGCCAGTCTCTTACTCTCGGCATAAGGAAATTTGGATGTACTCTCATAAGCTGTGTCTTCATCACCATTAAAAATTGGGTCACCTTTGCAGTTTGGGCCTGTCACTTCTATGGTACTGGTATATATGAAGTGCTGGATGTTACAGCGGATAcatgcctccagcagcagctgagtaCCTTCAAAAGAGAAACACGCAAGTCAGTCTAGACCTCCCCAAGCAAGAAAAAGTGGGCTTGTAGATCAGAAACAGCATCTCTGGCTTGAGCTTGGCCAGGTTTCCcctctctgcagctggaagAATCCTGTCCTGAACCGAGCAGCAAGTTCAATGAAACTGAACCTGCTCTTAATCTGTGTTTAAGTGCTATCAGTGCACCTGCTGGAGTTAAACAAGGATGAACACTTGATCTTAACTGCATGTTGTGGGCTTTTTTATGCCAAGAGTCAAATTTTGCTCTTGCTAAGATTAGTATGGATACTGACGACAGATTCAGGGGCTTGTGCCTGTTGGTTGGATTGAGTTGGCTTAAGGCAGAGAACCTTCAGAAGCCATCCCTCTCATTAGGTACCATCCATCCTGTATGCTGAAGCCCCAGTTTTTCAGGCTTGAGGATGCTTTAGGTTAGTTTGCTAAGGAGGGACAGAATTAACGTGGGACCTGAAGGTTTGCTCCAAAATCAGCTTCACCCAGTGGAAGTCTATCCACTATTCCATTGGCTTCAGAGGAGGGCTTGAAGAGAACGATCTTATGTCAGAGCAATGCATGATACCATGTAGTCAAAGATCATAAAGTGCAGTCAGCAAAGTGAATCTTGTGTATGTATGCCTCCTTCTTCAACACATTCTGGCTTTTACTTGCATTAATACAGGATTTCTTACTTCTAAAAGCCTATCATAATGTTTTCATCAAGTagaatcttttccttttcttctgagcTTTGAGGCAAAAACTGCCTTATTTGTTGTGCGTGATGTGATGAGAGAGATTATATGTGAAAGGGCCAGTGACTTTGCAACAGAAGATACAGCTcaaagacatttgaaaatgtttttggcAAAGGAACATTAAATCAGGATGACTGATATGATATCAGAAGGGTGTGGCCTAAAATCTGGGGGATAAAATCAAACACTAGGAATGAGGCACATAAATGATCTAACAACTCTGCTCAGTCTGTTACGACAACTAAAGGCAGCACTGGAGGGAGCATTGCTAGAGAGAGTATGATGAATTAAAGAGGTTCAGAGGACCAAGGAATATTGGCAGCAAAATATGGACCTATTAATGAgtgaaaaatgggaagaattaTTGAACTGAATATTGTTACAGCaccaaaattcctttttttcaagcttgaacaagagaaagaaaaaagttgaaacaaatggaaaataaatctgcatGAGGCTTTAAGAAACACTAAAgaagtgcaaagaaaaacagtttacaCAGCCAGGAATAAATTCATGTGAAAGGTGAGTTCATGGAAGTCACTATGTCTAGGTGACACACAAGTCAGGGTCAtctggaaaattaattaattaattattaaaatatattattttgaaaattaatagcTTAATTCCTGCCATCAATGCTGTTTAGAAAGTGAGGGAAAGTAATACAGTGCAGAAAGGCTAGATAAAATCAAACGAGAttgcaagttttaaaaaaaagcaaacataaaattATCTTGACAGTTGGTACCTGGTCAAGATCGATTTCTCccaaataaaatgtgttttgtttgcaaatCAAAGTTGTatctaaaaaatgaaaaggtttttccAGTAATGGGAATCTGAGCATCTTTCACATACCATGTAATGAAGTAAATCTTCTACAGAGCAGGTCTCCAAGTTTTGCTTGCACACAAATCCCTTCTGGCTGAGGATCTGATTCACAGAGGGTACTTTTATTTGGATTATAAttaattatttccttaattCCCTTCCTCCTAAAAATTTGCTTCCCTTCCTCAAAAGATACTTTTGTACTGAGACATTGTGTAGCGTGTGAGACAGGAAAGCCCTACATCATGGCGTTTAACTTGTTTGCTCCTGTTCTGGTTTGTGAACATCCACATTGACTCCTTGACGCTTTTATTATGAAAGTTCTGTTTTCTAGGAGAAACAAAACCTTCATCCTGCAAGTCTATGAAGTACGTAGCAGTGTCTTGGCTGGTCAGAAAGCCAGAAGAGCATCAGAATGGAAACGGAGGGAAACAGCGAAGAGGCCAGCAGTATTCACTGACTGGCCTTAGGGTCAGTTTGCTCTGGGAGCAAGACTAGTGTGTGCATTCCCTCTAGCACGTGTTCCCAGCTAACCCTCACTGGCCCAGTGCAGTTTTTTTCACCCACTGGGCAGACTGTTGTGGGGCAATCTGAAAGATTTATGGAAACCTAGATACTTCGTGCTTAAGTCTAAACCTGCCAAAAGGAACCATGGGACAGACTTAAATGAGCTTTCTAGCTCTGACTCCAGCTCACAGCTAGAGAGCTTTCTGCTTTTGGGACATTTTAATACttgcttggggttttgttacattttttttccccatgggtTTAGGCAACATGTCCTGCTGTGAAAAACAGATTGTAGCAGGAGTATGATCATACAGAGAGAGCTTTACAAATCCTCTTTCTGAACTACCACccatgtatatttatttttcatgctacccaatgtttatttttcatactaCCCAATGCACAGGTTTACAGGAACTTgcctttctgctctttcctcctgGAAGGGACATGAGAAGCTGCCCGCTGGGTTCTAATTTGTGGTcactgacaatttgtggctTTGACTGAGCAGAAATGAAAGGGTCTGGAAGCTAAACATACAGGCAATGACCCAGGCTACGGCAGCCAAAATGCCATCCCACTGGTTTTTAAGGTGCATGTGAGAGACAACGAGACTACAAAGAGTGCTGTCTTGCTCTGAACACTGGTGAGTAGCCAATATTTGTAAAAGTGGTGCCTGTAGAGGTATGTTCCTTATTTCTCTGTGAAGAAGCCCTGTATCTGTGGCAGAGAGGAACAAAGAACCAGGAAAACTATTCACGGGAAGAAGAACATCTTCCTGACATCTTCCCCAAGGACTGAAGTAGCACAGCCAGGGAGGTCAGTGTGCATGCAGGTGAGGCAGTACCAGTTCTCTGAAAGGCATAGAGGGCTTGGGGATCAGAGAGATGGGgataaaattgttcttttagGGAACAGATTAAAATGTCCTGGCAACTGATGCCATACAGGCTATTCTTAAGCCAAAACCCTCCCGCTTCATGTGGTATTTTCATGAAACACCAGGGCTCCTCAGTAGAAAGGGAGATCCCATCACTGAGTGAGAAGTCACTGAAACCCTTCCCTCCCACAGCCTTGAGTTTGATGGGGGATTTTAATGATAATCTCAAGGTGGGAGAACACCTGCTCCTCTGAACTGCATCCATGCCCACAGAGACATCATGGCAAATGGGAGGaacagaagaagaggaagaaaaagtataGGAAGCAGAGAGCCACAGCATCTGGGATGTTAGCAATGCAAGTTTGCTGTGATTGCAGCCAAAGCCTGGAGtgtttgtaaaaacagaaaaatgtacacAAGCAGGGATGCTACACAGCGAGGGAGAATAAGAACCAGTTTCTTGGGTGCACATTGGGGTTTCAGAGGTGAATTGCTTCCAGAAAGGTCCACTGAGCACAGGATTATGGCTACCCTGACTGAAGGCAGAGCCTCTGCAGACCTCAGGATGGGCGTATGAGAGTGCTGACGAGTGAATGATCCTGCAGTGCCCTGCAGTGGAAGATGGATGGATGCCGGGTGTGGAGAGGACCAGGGCAGCACATACGTGTGCTGTGCACTCACAGGTGCATCTGTGCAAGGTGCAGAGCAACCCAGTTAATCTGGTTCAAAAAAACTGGTCAGGTGCTCCCTTTCCTGAGCAGATGATGGTCAGGACATAGTAGACCTGGGTTTGACAAAGGTGTTTCACCCGCTCACCTGTTACATTGacttcccagagcagctgcttctctACAAGGCCCAAGGTGTCGATGATGGAAGCTGTATGAATGACGAGGGAGACCCCCTGACAGGCTCTGTGCAGGAATGTCACATCTCGGATGTCTCCTTCCAGGATTTTCACCTCAGTCTTACCTTGGAACTCTGTGAgggcagcagaaaacaaagcaaaagtcTGTACAGGCATCCTAAGCAGAGCACTGAAAGGAGTGGCGAAGGGCTGTGAGGAAGCTGATGCTGTGCCAGGGAGGCGCTCACCACCCAGGCACAGGAGCGATTTTTTAAGGCTGGCAAAACAAAGGTGTTTTCCAATGGCTATATTGTCAAGTGCTAATTACAGTGCTATAGAAGTTTATGTTGCATTACTGTATTTTTGGAACCAATATTCAACAtggttctttccttttttttttttttctttaggagaAAACATTCCCACTGCTAGCAAGGGCTTGAAGCTTCCTTCAGGTGTGACTATTTTATTGTTCACAGATGGAGGAGCTTAAGCAATGCATGTGCTGGTGACCGGCTATTGATAGGTATTAACCCAAATATACCaagcagccaggcactgcaTACTTCTGTCTTCAGGGTGATGAATGATGCTCTCCACCTACAGCACGCATGCACAGAGCTGTGTTCACACCTGTTTTCAGCCCCTTGACCTTGCCCATCTTTTTTATGTCCCTCAGGCAGGACTTACTGTGGTTCTTCTAACTCCAGCTCTGGCTCCACTTCcatgcctgtgctgcagggtcATTTTTAGCATGCACATCTTTCTGGTCCAAATCTGACTTCTCAAGGCTGCTCTCCTGAGCTACCTCAGCCCTGGCTTGCTTTAACTCCAGCCTTTTAAGCCCTCCAGCAGCTAGTGTGTGTGACCCTGGAGGAGCTCTAGGTCTGAGAACTATCCTTCCCCTGTTTTGCTAGGCAGGAGCATCCTTTATACAGCCCAGAGCCACACTAACGAACTGAGCCAGCACAGTATGATCACCTGGAGAAATTTACAGCCTGAAGGGATGCTGATCTCCTGGGAAGTCTGCTGGCCCAGCTGCAGCTATGTGGGGAGAGGACTCTCTCAGCATCACCTACAGCTTTTAAGGTGGTGGTGTCCTTACAGCAAGTCCTCTTGCAAGATTCTGCTGTGGCTGCGCTAGAGGGCTGCCAGGCACAGCCGTGGCAGGGCACTCGGCAACACGGGCAGGTCCTCTGCCTTCTTCCAGCATAATAAAATGTCCATTTTAGATTAAGAGAAGAACCTGATTAATTTCTACAGCTTTTAGCCTCAGCCATGACTGAAATCTGAAGTATCCTAGTGTCACCAGCTCCAAACCAGGCACTATTTCATCCCGTATCTTTAATGGAGAAGCATGAAGAGAGACAGCTGATGCCATCTGGAACTGAGTAAGAGTatctttttaaactgttttatcTCATTATCTTTGTAGCAGGCTAGAATGTAATCCTGTATTAATTTAACAGTTATTCTGATGCAACAagcttgagggttttttgtctgtttgttgttggttttttttatcacaACCAGTTGGTCTGAGATGTGAAATTTGTGAAACGTTCACAAAACTGTTACTAAATCTGGAGTTACTGCCCTCCCAGCACAGTCACTGCCACACAGTCTcttatgcttttttattttacagagtGCATTCATTTCCTAGGGCTCCATTTCCAGAAGGTTTACATTGACTTTTACTTCTGTGGGTGCCAAAGTGTCAGGCTATGTGGCTAGGCTTTTTGTTTAGTGCGTGGCAGTTGGATTTGCTCTAATAAACACTACTCTTTGTACAGCCCTTAGGTTGATGTTCTCCATGCATAAAGCTTTGTGGGGTTGCAAGAATCCAAAGGCTTGACATACATGggcttcaaaattaaaaattctgacTTAGCCCTTTCAGAATGGTCGTGGTGCCTGAGCAGGAGTTAGGAAATAGAAGTTTTTACATATGCAAATCaaagctttcaggaaaaatacagaagaaaccTGTCCCTTTTAAAGTTGTTCACAGGAATAGTTGGTGTTAGTGACTAGAAAGCTGCGGTCTAGCTGCTTTGTGCCTTGTTTGGGCTTGCAATTTAAGTTGTGTGTGAGGTACTAAACAGGAAAGCTGCTCGCCATTCCGCTTTAGCCAGCAGAAATGGCCCATAGGGGCCTCGTTCACTTTACCAGCATCAGTGAGATGTCAAGAATCAGCAGCTTgatctggttttgttctggggCAAGAGGAAAACTACAGGTGAGCTTGGAagcacagagaggaaagaaaaaattactgacAGACAGTGGTTTCAGTTTGAGATGGACAGTGGAGAGAAAATTGATTTCCATCTGCACAGACCGTAGCGCAGGCATCAAAAAAGCACGTGTGTGTCAGCTGGAAGGGGgatgaaaagaataaattcaACTCAGCTTTCCATTTTTGCACACTGTGATTACAAGAAAGTACCTACCCActgggaaagctgcttttaCTTCACCAAAGCTTTCTGTGTCCTCTGAGCTGTA of the Falco cherrug isolate bFalChe1 chromosome 5, bFalChe1.pri, whole genome shotgun sequence genome contains:
- the LOC102052697 gene encoding 3 beta-hydroxysteroid dehydrogenase/Delta 5-->4-isomerase-like, with translation MSLAGVSCLVTGAGGFLGQRIVRLLLEEEEALAEIRLLDKAFSNEALGRFGKFQGKTEVKILEGDIRDVTFLHRACQGVSLVIHTASIIDTLGLVEKQLLWEVNVTGTQLLLEACIRCNIQHFIYTSTIEVTGPNCKGDPIFNGDEDTAYESTSKFPYAESKRLAEDSVLKADGQVLKDGGVLMTCALRSMYIFGEGCPFLQGHLDKCLLNKNVFLRFSRREALVNPVYVGNIAWAHVQAAKALQVPQKAKHIRGQFYYISDDTPHMSYADLNYELTRELGFGIESQLPMPLTMLYYFSLLLELVSFLLRPFVRYIPSTNRHLVTLLNTPFTFSYRKAQKDFGYVPRYTWEEARQCTGQWIASMVPQRREYLKSKAA